The Echinicola rosea genome has a segment encoding these proteins:
- a CDS encoding lipopolysaccharide biosynthesis protein: MSGSNSKILVVKGVFWSGIQLVVNQSFSFIIKLVLAKLLFPEDFGLIGMAVVFTGFVQVLNDLGIASALVQKKEEDLKDSHFHTAFWTGLAWGGMLYLLMCLLVAPLASSFYQEPLLQDLIPVLSLGILSSPINLVHKAQLTKAMNFKKIAVVENISSFVSGVIAITLAFMGAGVWSLAFNAVASIVVAMPLYFNATKWTPKLMWEQAAFKDVFGFGLYTTGTSIVNYLIGNFDYLMIGKLLDSQLLGVYTFAFVLTDTFRSKLMSVINKVMYPVYGKMQSSEKSLKKYYLTTVNYNSIIIFPIMLFMIVLGEQFILDIFGEKWEESVAPLSILAFAVMIHMMVNSNTSLIRGMGKPRLELTLQIIKSLIFIPTLFFGIHFYGILGAAWAVVVNKIIAVIIAQYTFNKLLMIKISTGEFWNVVKSPWIASVITYSIMVYLNRYDINLIISTLILFVIYYVVIWLLMGKEIKQQVSNVMSESERRSNQKV; encoded by the coding sequence ATGTCTGGTAGTAATTCAAAAATATTAGTCGTAAAAGGAGTTTTCTGGAGTGGAATTCAATTGGTAGTAAATCAATCGTTTTCTTTTATTATAAAGTTAGTACTTGCTAAATTACTTTTCCCAGAAGATTTTGGATTAATTGGCATGGCAGTTGTTTTTACGGGCTTTGTTCAAGTACTTAATGATTTGGGAATAGCCTCAGCTTTAGTACAAAAGAAAGAAGAGGATTTGAAAGATTCTCACTTTCATACTGCTTTTTGGACAGGCCTGGCTTGGGGCGGAATGCTATATTTGCTAATGTGTTTACTCGTAGCCCCTTTGGCCAGTTCGTTTTATCAAGAACCATTGTTACAGGATTTGATCCCCGTATTGAGTCTTGGCATTTTATCAAGTCCAATAAATTTGGTGCATAAGGCTCAATTAACAAAGGCTATGAATTTTAAAAAAATAGCTGTCGTAGAGAATATTTCGAGCTTTGTGTCAGGTGTAATAGCAATAACTTTAGCTTTCATGGGGGCAGGTGTGTGGTCATTAGCCTTTAATGCTGTCGCATCCATTGTTGTTGCAATGCCCCTTTATTTTAATGCCACCAAATGGACACCAAAATTGATGTGGGAACAAGCTGCTTTTAAAGATGTTTTCGGATTTGGGTTATATACAACTGGAACCAGCATAGTCAACTATTTAATAGGCAACTTTGATTATTTGATGATCGGAAAACTACTTGATAGTCAGCTATTAGGAGTTTATACTTTTGCATTTGTTTTGACTGATACTTTCAGAAGTAAGTTGATGTCTGTTATTAATAAGGTAATGTATCCTGTATATGGTAAAATGCAATCAAGCGAGAAGAGTTTGAAGAAGTATTACCTAACTACTGTTAATTATAATAGTATAATTATATTTCCTATAATGCTATTTATGATCGTGTTGGGTGAGCAATTTATTCTTGATATTTTTGGAGAGAAATGGGAAGAATCAGTTGCTCCACTAAGTATTCTTGCTTTTGCTGTTATGATTCATATGATGGTTAATAGTAATACATCATTGATTCGGGGGATGGGAAAACCGCGATTGGAACTAACACTTCAAATAATAAAATCTTTAATTTTTATTCCTACATTATTTTTTGGAATTCATTTCTACGGCATTTTAGGAGCTGCTTGGGCTGTCGTGGTGAATAAAATTATTGCAGTGATCATTGCTCAATATACTTTTAATAAGCTTTTAATGATAAAAATAAGCACAGGGGAATTTTGGAACGTGGTAAAAAGTCCTTGGATAGCATCAGTAATAACTTACAGTATAATGGTCTATTTAAATAGATATGATATTAATTTAATTATATCGACATTAATTTTGTTTGTTATTTATTATGTAGTGATATGGTTATTAATGGGTAAAGAAATTAAACAACAGGTGTCTAATGTAATGTCTGAAAGTGAAAGGCGTAGCAATCAAAAAGTATGA
- a CDS encoding IS3 family transposase: protein MAKRRSMIRKGHTELSLKAQCNILNVHRSGIYYRPKPESELNLELMRLMDEHYLHHPYKGAPGMHTWLTRDKGYKISKNRVERLYYRCMGLQAVMPGRHTSRRHKAHKVYPYLLRNLEVTRPNQVWAMDITYIPMKKGFMYLTAIIDLYSRHIVGWSISNNMDAEWCKEVLEEAISQYGCPEILNTDQGSQFTSEVFTAAVKSNDIRLSMDGKGRAIDNVFIERFWRTIKYEKIYLNPPQDGLDLYAQIAEYMDYYNNQRRHSSLDNQIPAEVYSLVGQVA, encoded by the coding sequence CTGGCAAAACGACGCAGCATGATACGCAAGGGTCATACCGAACTGAGTCTAAAGGCTCAATGCAACATCCTCAATGTCCATCGTTCTGGGATCTATTATCGGCCCAAGCCGGAATCGGAGCTGAATCTGGAACTCATGAGGTTGATGGACGAACACTATCTCCATCACCCCTACAAGGGAGCGCCTGGCATGCACACCTGGCTGACCCGGGATAAAGGATATAAGATCAGCAAAAACCGGGTGGAACGGCTGTATTATCGCTGCATGGGGCTGCAGGCAGTCATGCCCGGCAGACATACTTCCCGAAGGCACAAGGCCCATAAAGTGTATCCTTACTTGCTCAGGAACCTGGAAGTGACCCGTCCCAATCAGGTCTGGGCCATGGATATTACCTACATTCCGATGAAAAAAGGGTTTATGTATCTGACAGCGATCATTGATCTGTACAGCAGGCATATTGTCGGTTGGTCTATCTCAAACAATATGGATGCAGAATGGTGCAAAGAAGTACTCGAAGAGGCCATCAGTCAATATGGATGCCCGGAGATTCTCAATACGGATCAAGGGAGCCAGTTTACCTCAGAAGTCTTTACTGCAGCAGTAAAGTCCAACGACATCCGTCTGAGTATGGATGGAAAAGGAAGAGCAATTGACAATGTGTTTATCGAACGGTTCTGGCGAACAATCAAATATGAAAAGATCTATCTCAATCCACCACAGGACGGATTGGACCTCTATGCGCAGATAGCAGAATATATGGATTACTACAACAACCAAAGAAGGCACAGCAGCCTGGATAACCAAATTCCGGCAGAAGTCTATTCCTTGGTTGGGCAGGTGGCATAA
- a CDS encoding transposase yields the protein MTTRRKFTSKFKTKVVLELLKERSSLAELAQKYELSPQQLSNWKREFLNGAEEVFEKSSKNKKNPADEEKDQLLKTIGKLKVENDFLKDALR from the coding sequence ATGACCACAAGAAGAAAATTTACATCGAAGTTCAAGACCAAGGTGGTTTTGGAATTGTTAAAAGAGCGCTCGTCTCTTGCTGAGCTGGCTCAGAAGTACGAACTGTCACCCCAGCAACTGAGCAACTGGAAGCGGGAATTTCTCAATGGAGCTGAAGAGGTTTTTGAAAAAAGCAGCAAAAACAAGAAAAACCCTGCCGATGAGGAAAAAGACCAGCTGCTCAAGACTATCGGCAAGCTCAAAGTTGAGAATGATTTTTTAAAAGACGCCTTGCGCTAG
- a CDS encoding MBOAT family O-acyltransferase, with protein sequence MLFNSIDFAIFLPIVFGVYWLIANKLRLQNLLISFASYVFYGWWDWRFLALIFFSTIVDYTVGLKLKDEESQARRKALLWVSIIVNLGFLGFFKYYNFFLDNFTTAFSLFGTEIKASSLNIVLPVGISFYTFQTMSYTIDIYKRKLEPTNDFIAFSAFVSFFPQMVAGPIERATNLLPQFYTKRKFDYSQGVDGMRQILWGLFKKVVIADNCAEYANLIFNNSDSYTGSTLIVGALFFTIQIYCDFSGYSDIAIGTSRLFGFKLMQNFAFPYFSRDVAEFWRRWHISLSTWFRDYVYIPLGGSRGSTMLRVRNTFIIFILSGFWHGANWTFIVWGALNALYFLPLLLTKNNRNNLEIIAQGNYLPTVREFLSLLLTFGLTVFAWIFFRAENIKHALNYIKRMVLGLTEKDGYVETLSLFSREIGYVLPFSLFLFLVIEWLGREQQYALENLTIKWKRVYRYA encoded by the coding sequence ATGCTCTTCAACTCAATTGACTTTGCTATTTTCCTACCAATAGTTTTTGGTGTCTATTGGTTAATTGCTAATAAATTAAGGCTTCAAAATTTACTGATTTCATTTGCCAGTTATGTGTTTTACGGATGGTGGGATTGGAGGTTTTTAGCTTTAATTTTTTTTAGTACAATAGTTGACTATACTGTTGGACTTAAACTTAAGGATGAAGAAAGTCAAGCTAGGAGAAAGGCTCTTTTGTGGGTAAGTATTATTGTGAATCTTGGATTTTTAGGTTTTTTTAAATATTACAACTTTTTCCTTGACAATTTTACAACGGCTTTTTCGCTTTTTGGTACAGAAATTAAAGCAAGTTCCTTAAATATAGTACTACCTGTTGGAATTAGCTTTTACACTTTTCAAACAATGAGTTATACAATTGATATTTATAAACGAAAACTTGAACCAACTAATGATTTTATAGCCTTTTCAGCTTTTGTAAGTTTCTTTCCACAAATGGTGGCTGGACCAATTGAACGGGCTACAAACTTATTACCTCAGTTTTATACAAAAAGAAAGTTTGATTATTCACAAGGAGTTGACGGCATGCGTCAAATCTTATGGGGATTATTTAAGAAAGTTGTTATTGCTGACAATTGTGCTGAATATGCTAATCTAATTTTTAATAATTCAGATAGTTATACAGGAAGTACTTTAATTGTAGGTGCTTTATTTTTTACTATTCAAATTTATTGTGATTTTTCTGGATATTCAGATATAGCTATCGGAACGTCACGTTTATTTGGTTTCAAATTGATGCAAAATTTTGCATTCCCCTACTTTTCTAGAGATGTTGCAGAGTTTTGGAGGCGTTGGCATATTTCACTATCGACTTGGTTTAGAGACTATGTATATATTCCCTTAGGTGGTAGTAGAGGAAGTACTATGTTGAGAGTTAGAAATACTTTTATAATTTTCATATTAAGTGGTTTTTGGCACGGAGCGAATTGGACGTTTATCGTTTGGGGGGCTTTAAACGCACTTTATTTTCTACCATTATTATTGACTAAGAATAATAGAAATAATTTGGAAATAATAGCACAAGGGAACTACCTGCCAACAGTTAGAGAATTTTTATCTTTGCTACTAACTTTTGGGCTTACTGTTTTTGCATGGATATTTTTTAGAGCAGAGAATATTAAGCATGCTCTAAATTATATTAAAAGGATGGTGTTGGGTTTAACTGAAAAAGATGGGTACGTTGAGACACTAAGTTTATTTTCTAGAGAAATTGGTTACGTGTTACCTTTTTCATTGTTTCTTTTTTTAGTAATAGAGTGGCTGGGTCGAGAACAACAATATGCATTGGAAAATTTAACTATCAAATGGAAACGTGTTTACAGATACGCATGA